The segment AAAGCTCAGAGTGTGGTTGACGCGATGTTGAACAGAATGAAGGAGTTGCGGGTGGACATTCGAACCAATACGTCTGTGGAAACGGTGGAATATAATGAGGACCGTACCCGTGGCGTTTTGCTTAAAACAGGAGAATTCTTGGAGTGCAGCTGTGTGGTAATTGCAGTTGGTGGAAAATCCGTGCCGCACACCGGTTCCACTGGTGATGGATATCCGTGGGCACGCAAAGCCGGGCATACGATTACTGATTTATTCCCGACAGAGGTCCCCTTGAACTCACAAGAAAAATTCATCCGTGAAAAAAGATTGCAAGGATTGTCCCTGCGCGATGTAGCTTTGAGCGTTTTAAATCCCAAAGGAAAAGTGGTAAAAACACATCAAATGGATATGATTTTCACCCACTTTGGTGTATCTGGCCCTGCCGTATTGCGTTGCAGCCAGTATGTTGTGAAAACGATGAAGAAATTTGGCGTGGATAAAGTCACGATGAATTTGGATGTCATGCCTTCCTTGAATGAAGAAGTAGTGTTTCAACAGCTTAATAAAGCCTTGAAGGAAGAACCAAAAAAAGCCATTAAGAATGTCCTTAAAGGGCTTGTACCTGAGCGTTATTTATTATTTTTATTGGAAGTTTGCGGAATTGACGAGCAGGAGATCGGAGCGACCTTAGCACATGAAAAAATAAGGGAACTCGCAAAAATGTGCAAGCAGTTCCGATTTGAAGTATCCGGCACCCTTTCCATTGAAAAGGCATTTGTAACCGGAGGCGGCGTTTCGGTGAAAGAAGTTCACCCGAAAGAGATGTCCTCCAAATTGAAAGACGGATTATACTTTTGTGGAGAAGTACTTGATATCCATGGATATACTGGTGGTTATAATATCACCTCGGCCTTGGTGACAGGAAGACTTGCAGGCCTGAACGCCGGGAAGAAGGCGGCAAGCCTACGTCGTTACTAATAATACAAAAGACATTACAAATGCTAGTCCTACTCCATACATGCCAAACTCATTGATAAATGATTTACTTTCCTCTTGAAGTACCTCGTTTTGTGTGTGGTGGTTCATAATGAATACATCCTTTCTCTTTTTAGTTTCTGTTTATATGACCTGTTACTAATTAGACGTATGGTGTTACGAAAATGTTTCAATTATTTATGAGTTATTTCAGATATTTATCTATACCCACATAAAAGAACCTGATAAACGTCTTTTTAGGAAGTTTTCAGGTTCTAAATATTACCATTGCCGAGAAGCAATAAATCTGTTCTTCCTCGTCGTTAATACACCCGACTTGGTACTTGATGTCAATCACATCCCTGTCTGACAATCCTTTAAGAAAATCATTTACTGCATCCTCGAGATCCCGCTCATGCTCCTCATCAAACACCCTGATCTGCACCAACCCGGACCCCTCCTTGCATGAATAATAGAACTTGTTTTCTATTACTATATATAGGTGAAAAAGTTGGGTTTTATACTTGGGTTTTGTGGAATTAGAGAAAAAATAGATAGAAAAATAGAAGGAGCTTCGCTTTTTGAATGGGCGGGGCTCCTTTTTTTAAAAACCAAGCAACTGCATGGTTCCTATGTACATGGTTATTGCTGCAATACTCAATGAGATCTTGTTGAATTTTAAAAAGTTGATAGGTGGTCTTTCGTCCCGAAGGTCCCCCACCACTTCCTTGATAAAATCCTTATCCGGGAAATTCTGGAACTCTACTTCTAACCCACTTATTTCAAGGTCTTTCCACTTTATTTTGATGGTTTGATGAGGTTCATCAAAATAATACATAGTAATATAATTGCTACTAATATACTCTTCATTTTCTATAACATCATTTTTATAAGAATACCCTTTGTCCTTAAGATTTCTCTCTAAAATGCCCATGACTTCTTGTGGTACATACTTTTCTATATGTATCTCGTCTTTTTTTCTTTGCATAAACATCATTGCAAGCGGGACCAATAAGGGACCCAGTGTAAAATAGAGCGAATTAACATCCCAGTTTTCTTGAGAGGTCGTGAACCAAATTAGGCCAAGCGTAACAAATCCTGTTATTAGTGGAAATAGTTGAAACTCCTTTTTGTAGAAAACTCGTAATTGCTGCTACTATGAGCATCACACCAAGAAATACAAGGAAAAGTGGGAATATGTTTTGGTCAATGTAGTCCATGTTTAAGGTGGTCTCCCTTCTGGCTGTTAGTTTTGTATATTAATATACGGATGAGTTTGGGAATGGTTTCAATTTTTGGTTAGGAGTGGGTTGAGATTGTAGGTGCGGGATTTGGTGTTTCCTATCCCTTTTAATTTCATATTCCTTATAAGGACCCTGATAATATGATTATTATCAATACGTAAAAACCTCTTTAATTCTGACATCGTTATTTCCGTATTGATTAACAATGCATAATCTATGAGGGCTTGAATATGGGCGTCAGCTGAAAGGAGTAAACAATCAGGACACTTCCATTTCCCATGGATTCTTTGCATCACTACATTAGGCTTGCAATCTGGACATAATACTCCAGTAAGTATGTCACGTGGGAATACCTTATATTTACCTGTTGGGGAGCTTTGAAGTGGTGTATGATCTTTAATTGTAATTTTGAGATTTTATTGAGAGTTTTTTTATCATAATGGCTGTTAGAGTGCTTTCTTATAAGAGGGGCTACTTTTCCTGATAGGGCAGGACTTTTAATTACATGTTTTTCTACGATACTTGGGGAAGAGAGGACTTTTACAATAACTTTAGGATTGGTCAACACAACCAACTTTTCAAAGGGTGCAATAGGTAGATTTTTAAGTTTTACCCATGCCTCTAGTTTATAACATTGGTTGCTAACTTGAAGTATGGGATCTTGTAACGCTTTAAGTGGCTTACTCTCCACTTCTTGTATGAGTTGATGATTTTTTGGATCGAAGTGAATGAGTCCACGTAAGTACTTCACCTCGAGGAGTAAATAGAAGTTTGAAAATAAAATGAGGGTATCTATTTGGAAGTGACTATCTCTATATGGAAGCCGTAAATCATAGAAGATATAATACGGGGTGTCAGTTTCTGGGAGAAGTTTAAGATAATAGTCTAGAGCCTGTTCACCATAAATACCTGCTTCCTTTATTCCTAATTCACTCAATATTTCTTCATACTTTTCGTGATTTGGACGTACCCTTCTCTTCATCGCCCTCAGAATCTGAACTCTTAAGGGTATTTTTCTGTGTTTTTTTATCAAAGTATCACCTCTACTATGGTATGTTTATACTATTAGACATCGTTCTACAAATTTCCTCCTTTTTCTAAGCGGAAATCTCGGTGAGAATTTGATTATGAGGTATAGCGAGTTACTCTCAAGAAAGGATTGTGACTTTTCGGAGGGTTATTATGACTTTTTTGAAGGTGATTGCGACTTTTCCAGACGTTATTGTGACTTTTTCACCAGTTATTGTGATATTTCGGAATCCGGCCAAAATATCAACCAATTCCCATCCTCTTAATTACCAACCTCCTTCTAATAAAACCTAAACACCAGTTACCTATTTTCAGAAAAACCAAAAAACCACCAACCAGCGGCCCATTACTCGCCCACCGGTCAGTGGTCTCACTTATATTATTCTACGTCGCCTTCCCACTCTAGCATGCCGCCGACCATGTTGCGGACTTTGTAGCCTTGGTCTTGCAGGTAGTGGCAGACGTTTTCGCTTCGGCGTCCGGAGCGGCAGATAACAATGTATTCTTTTCCTTTGTCGAGCTTGTCCAGGTTTTCTGGGATATCGCCCATGCGGATGTGTTCTGCTTGTTTGATTTTGCCCATTTCGATTTCTTCGTCTTCGCGAACGTCGACAAGGTAAAGTTCTTCGCCTGCGTCAAGCTTCTTCTTTAACTCACCAGTCGTAATTGTTTGGATCTCTGACATGTGTGAAAACCTCGATTCTATGTAATGTAATGCTAATTACCTCTATTTTAACAAAAAGAAAACAAGACTGCCAAACCGGACGGCGGCAGTCTTGCATTTTCCCATGATTAGTTCGCTACAATGTTCACAAGTTTTCCTGGAACGGCGATGACTTTGCGGACCGTCTTGCCTTCAATGGATTCTTTCACTGTGTCATCTGCAAGGGCGATCTCTTCCATTCTTTCACGTGTGGCATCAGATGGAACGTAAAGCTTTGCTTTTAGCTTACCATTCACTTGAACAACGATTTCGATTTCGTCCTCTACTAGTTTGGACTCGTCGAATGTTGGCCATGCCTCATATGTGATGGTTCCTTCGTTGCCAAGCTTCTCCCAAAGTTCCTCCGCTATATGCGGGCATACTGGGGAAAGCATTTTCACGAAGCCTTCTACGTAATCTTTGGCAATGGTGTCTGCTTTGTAAGCTTCATTGATGAATACCATCATTTGAGATATAGCCGTGTTGAAACGTAGGCCTTCGTAGTCTTCTGTTACTTTTTTCACGGTAGCATGGTACGTTTTCTCAAGAGTATCTTCTTCTGTCACTTCCACAACCTTGGAGCTTAGCTTGCCGTTTTCTTCTACAAACAATCTCCAAACGCGATCCAAGAAGCGACGGGAGCCGTCAAGTCCGTTGGTGGACCATGCGATGGATGCCTCAAGTGGCCCCATGAACATTTCATATAGACGAAGGGTGTCGGCACCGTGGGATTCAACGATGTGATCAGGGTTTACGACATTCCCTTTGGATTTACTCATCTTTTCATTATTTTCCCCTAGGATCATTCCTTGGTTAAATAGCTTTTGGAATGGCTCTTTTGTTGGAACCACACCGATATCGTATAGGAATTTGTGCCAGAAACGTGCGTATAGTAAGTGAAGTACAGCGTGCTCTGCTCCACCGATGTAGATGTCGACTGGCAACCATTCTTTCAATTTTTCTGGGTCAGCTAATTTCTCGCTGTTTTTCGGGTCAATATAGCGCAAGTAGTACCAGCAGCTTCCGCCCCATTGTGGCATCGTGTTAGTTTCGCGACGGCCTCTTTTGCCTGTTTCAGGGTCTACGACATTTACCCAGTCCTCAATGGCAGCAAGCGGGGATTCGCCTGTACCGGATGGACGGATTTCAGATGTTTTTGGTAATACAAGTGGAAGCTGATCTTCCGGTACCGCTGTAGTCGTGCCATCTTCCCAATGAATGATTGGAATCGGCTCGCCCCAGTAACGCTGACGGCTGAACAACCAGTCACGAAGGCGGTAGGATACTTTCTTTTCGCCTTTTGCATTAGCAGCTAACCATTCGATCATGTTGGAAATCGCTTCATCTTTACCAAGGCCATTTAAGAAATCGGAGTTAACGTGTTCGCCATCACCTGTATAGGCTTCCTTGGAAACATCGCCACCTGCAACCACTTCTACGATAGGAAGGTCAAACTTCGTTGCGAATTCCCAGTCACGCTCGTCATGAGCAGGCACTGCCATGATGGCACCAGTTCCATAGCTCATTAATACGTAATCGGCAATCCAGATTGGCAATTTCTCGCCGTTAGCAGGGTTTACAGCAAATGCTCCCGTGAACTCACCGGATTTTTCTTTGGAAAGTTCAGTACGCTCAAGGTCACTCTTGCTTTGGACTTTTGCGATATAGGCTTCTACTGCGTCACGCTGCTCATCAGTTGTGATTTTTTTCACTAACGGATGCTCTGGAGCCAGTACTGCATAAGTGGCGCCGAAAAGTGTGTCCGGACGTGTCGTGAAAACGGTGAAGTTCTCATCTGTCCCGTCGATGCTGAAATGTACATTCGCACCTTCCGAACGGCCAATCCAGTTACGCTGCATATCCTTCAAGCTTTCTGGCCAATCCAACTCGTTCAAGTCTTCCAATAGTCGATCTGCGTATTCTGTGATTCTAAGGATCCATTGTCTCATCGGACGGCGTTCTACGGGATGGCCCCCACGCTCTGATTTCCCGTCGATTACTTCTTCATTTGCTAAAACCGTACCTAGTGCAGGGCACCAGTTTACAGGGACTTCGTCCACATATGCCAAGCCTTTTTCGTAAAGCTTTAAGAAAATCCATTGTGTCCATTTATAGTACTCAGGATCTGTTGTGTTTACTTCACGGTCCCAATCATAGGAGAATCCTAGGGACTTAATTTGTCTGCGGAATGTGTTAATGTTTTGCTCTGTGAATTCTGCAGGATCGTTTCCTGTATCCAAAGCATATTGCTCTGCAGGTAGACCGAATGCATCCCACCCCATTGGATGCAGGACATTTTGTCCTTGCATACGCTTCATGCGTGAAAGGATATCTGTTGCTGTGTAACCTTCCGGGTGACCTACGTGCAGGCCTGCGCCGGATGGGTAAGGGAACATGTCTAGTGCGTAGAATTTCTCTTTCCCTTTTTCCTCGTGTGTTTTAAATGTTTTATTTTCTTCCCAATACTTTTGCCACTTTATTTCAATGGACTGATGGTGAAATGACATCTTTTCTTCCTCCTGATAATTCAAATGGATAGGCTGTTATTCTTCATTAATTTGTTTGTTTATTTGAAGTTTGATCGTTTCTTTACGCTTCAGGCACTCGCCTTATGCTCCAATCCACTCAAATGTTTAACTTTAACGTAAAAATAATTTTTAAAAAACAGCCGATAAATACAAAAAACCCCTCATCCCAATAAAGGGACGAGAGGTTTGAATATACTTAACCTACCGCGGTACCACCCAGATTATTGTCACAGCTACACCATGACAATCACTCGAATCCTTAACGCGGATGATACGGCGAAATATTACTACCTTCTGCATGAAGGGTTCACACTTGCTACTCCAAGGCGAGTTCATGTACGATCGTTTGTTGACTTCCACCACCCGTCAACTCTCTATGCTCGTTTCGTCCACTACTAATCCTTTTCAACGTATAAATTTTAGTTGTTAGTTTGTATTGTAATGAATTTGCTTAAAAACTGCAAGGGGTATTTTCCCTATCCATTATAAACGTTTTTCGGAAATGTATTCCATGCCATGTCACAGTAGCTTTAGCAACAGGATGATACCTTTTCGTTCTGGCTTTCGTTGCAGCAATCCTCTTTTTTCACTTCTTCACAACATACGCGGTCTTCCTTCACTTCTATGATTTCCACTTCACAACAGTTGGATTCTTTCTTTTTTAAAAATGAGAACATATCTTTTCCTCCTTTGTGTTAAATCAATATTTTTTGATTTATTATACAAAATTAATTTTGTGCACAGCATGGATCTTTTTGTTGACTCTGGCTGTGTCTGATAACTTGGGCATATAAGTTTTGCAGATAGCTGATCATGTTTATTCTTCTTCCATTAGATTCCATTGCCAATCGGCTGTCATGTTGCAAGCTCTCTACTCTTTGTTCGTTCAATTTTGAAAGTGTATATGGATGTGTGTTCATATTCTTCCCTCCTTCTTATATCAAATATAATTGATTAATTAGTTTTATTATATGTGCGGAGGAAAAATTATGCAACTAATAGATCAAAAAAATTGATTTTATTTTTCGACAGCTACATATTAGAGTTTAAATACAAAAAGCCCCAGGTTCCACCTTCCTTAAAAAGTGGTAACCTGAGACTCAACCCATCAAAAGATTATTGCACCGTATATCCACCATCTATCACGACTGCTTGCCCGGTAACGCCTCCAGCCGCGTCGCTGCTTAAAAACATTGCATAATCGGCAATCTCCTTCACTTGCAGCAGTCTGCGCTGCGGGACAAGTGGGTAAATGACCTCTTCCAATACTTTTTCCAACGGTACCTTCCGTGTCTCTGCCAGATCCTTCAGCTGTCCTCGGACTAGCGGAGTATCCACATACCCAGGGCACAATGCATTAACAGTGATTCCATCGGCGGCTCCCTCTAAGGCAGAGACTTTTGTCAAACCAATGACTCCGTGTTTGGCACTGTTATATGCTGCCTTCCCTGCAAATCCGATCAAGCCGTTAATGGAAGCCATATTTAATATCCTCCCGAACCCTTGGGCTTTCATGACCGGAAAAGCGTGCTTTGTAGCGACAAAAGGTGCCACAAGCATGACTCGTGTCAGTAACTCGAATTTTTCTGTAGGGAATTCTTCAATCATAGATACATATTGCAATCCTGCATTATTTATCAGTACATCCAACCGTCCAAACTCAGAGACCGTTGCATCAATCACAGATTTCAACTCTTCTTCCGAAGTTACATCACAACGTAAACCCATTGCTGTGAACCCCAGACGGTTCAAGCCTTCTCCTGCTTCTACAACGTTCTCC is part of the Sutcliffiella sp. FSL R7-0096 genome and harbors:
- a CDS encoding 3-hydroxybutyrate dehydrogenase, encoding MVKDKVVLITGAAQGIGYEIGKRFAEAGAKVVLTDLNEENVVEAGEGLNRLGFTAMGLRCDVTSEEELKSVIDATVSEFGRLDVLINNAGLQYVSMIEEFPTEKFELLTRVMLVAPFVATKHAFPVMKAQGFGRILNMASINGLIGFAGKAAYNSAKHGVIGLTKVSALEGAADGITVNALCPGYVDTPLVRGQLKDLAETRKVPLEKVLEEVIYPLVPQRRLLQVKEIADYAMFLSSDAAGGVTGQAVVIDGGYTVQ
- a CDS encoding rhodanese-like domain-containing protein translates to MSEIQTITTGELKKKLDAGEELYLVDVREDEEIEMGKIKQAEHIRMGDIPENLDKLDKGKEYIVICRSGRRSENVCHYLQDQGYKVRNMVGGMLEWEGDVE
- a CDS encoding nuclease-related domain-containing protein; translated protein: MIKKHRKIPLRVQILRAMKRRVRPNHEKYEEILSELGIKEAGIYGEQALDYYLKLLPETDTPYYIFYDLRLPYRDSHFQIDTLILFSNFYLLLEVKYLRGLIHFDPKNHQLIQEVESKPLKALQDPILQVSNQCYKLEAWVKLKNLPIAPFEKLVVLTNPKVIVKVLSSPSIVEKHVIKSPALSGKVAPLIRKHSNSHYDKKTLNKISKLQLKIIHHFKAPQQVNIRYSHVTYLLEYYVQIASLM
- a CDS encoding sporulation protein Cse60, translating into MVQIRVFDEEHERDLEDAVNDFLKGLSDRDVIDIKYQVGCINDEEEQIYCFSAMVIFRT
- the leuS gene encoding leucine--tRNA ligase codes for the protein MSFHHQSIEIKWQKYWEENKTFKTHEEKGKEKFYALDMFPYPSGAGLHVGHPEGYTATDILSRMKRMQGQNVLHPMGWDAFGLPAEQYALDTGNDPAEFTEQNINTFRRQIKSLGFSYDWDREVNTTDPEYYKWTQWIFLKLYEKGLAYVDEVPVNWCPALGTVLANEEVIDGKSERGGHPVERRPMRQWILRITEYADRLLEDLNELDWPESLKDMQRNWIGRSEGANVHFSIDGTDENFTVFTTRPDTLFGATYAVLAPEHPLVKKITTDEQRDAVEAYIAKVQSKSDLERTELSKEKSGEFTGAFAVNPANGEKLPIWIADYVLMSYGTGAIMAVPAHDERDWEFATKFDLPIVEVVAGGDVSKEAYTGDGEHVNSDFLNGLGKDEAISNMIEWLAANAKGEKKVSYRLRDWLFSRQRYWGEPIPIIHWEDGTTTAVPEDQLPLVLPKTSEIRPSGTGESPLAAIEDWVNVVDPETGKRGRRETNTMPQWGGSCWYYLRYIDPKNSEKLADPEKLKEWLPVDIYIGGAEHAVLHLLYARFWHKFLYDIGVVPTKEPFQKLFNQGMILGENNEKMSKSKGNVVNPDHIVESHGADTLRLYEMFMGPLEASIAWSTNGLDGSRRFLDRVWRLFVEENGKLSSKVVEVTEEDTLEKTYHATVKKVTEDYEGLRFNTAISQMMVFINEAYKADTIAKDYVEGFVKMLSPVCPHIAEELWEKLGNEGTITYEAWPTFDESKLVEDEIEIVVQVNGKLKAKLYVPSDATRERMEEIALADDTVKESIEGKTVRKVIAVPGKLVNIVAN
- a CDS encoding NAD(P)/FAD-dependent oxidoreductase; amino-acid sequence: MKYDVIIIGGGPSGLMASIAAAEQKAKVLLIDKGNKLGRKLAISGGGRCNVTNRLPVDEIIKHIPGNGRFLYSAFSEFNNEDIIKFFEKLGIQLKEEDHGRMFPVSDKAQSVVDAMLNRMKELRVDIRTNTSVETVEYNEDRTRGVLLKTGEFLECSCVVIAVGGKSVPHTGSTGDGYPWARKAGHTITDLFPTEVPLNSQEKFIREKRLQGLSLRDVALSVLNPKGKVVKTHQMDMIFTHFGVSGPAVLRCSQYVVKTMKKFGVDKVTMNLDVMPSLNEEVVFQQLNKALKEEPKKAIKNVLKGLVPERYLLFLLEVCGIDEQEIGATLAHEKIRELAKMCKQFRFEVSGTLSIEKAFVTGGGVSVKEVHPKEMSSKLKDGLYFCGEVLDIHGYTGGYNITSALVTGRLAGLNAGKKAASLRRY